The following DNA comes from Chryseobacterium gallinarum.
ATACTATCATCTTTCGTCCTAAATTAGGACGGTAGAAGAATCGTAAAGTGGATTGTTAAGAGACAGTATCACTTATCTATAATTAATATACAGCAAATATATTGTAAGTACGATTTAAATGATATGCTTTAAATCATACTATATTATATTTTATATTTTCTTAATCATAAATTTAATTTATTGCAAAATAGAAAACACTCTAACAACAAAACTGATACACTTATTTTAATCTTTATAATCTAAATAAGTTAATTAATCTTATCCGATATTAGAGTACTAATTGAGCTAATTCCATAATTGCCGGTAAATTAAAATAGAGCAACATGGCCGAACTCACTTTATGATATAAATAGATAAAAAATTAGAATTTCATAGTATATAAATTATTTCTTCGAAAGGTTACTCTGTCCAATAGGAATCATAGATAGTATTTAATAGAATATTTTACTGTTAATCAATTTCAATATATGATCGCTTTCCATTTTCTTAATAGTTCTAATCACAGTTTCAATTCGTAAACCTGTTATGGATGCCATCTGTTTTCTCGTTAAATAAAGCTCAAATGAGTATTTTTCTTTGTTATTACTGTAGCTTTTAAAGTAATCAAGAATACCCAAAAGCCTCACCTCCGGTCTCAATGATAAATTATGCTGCATCATAACAAATTTTTGATACAATCTTTCAGATATAAATTTGTTGATGTCAAGAGAAACATTGGGATGGTCATTAAGTAATTTAAAAAAGTTTACTTTAGTGATGGTAATGATTTCACAAGAAGTTAATGTTATTGCATTTACAGGATATTTTTCGGTTATGAAAAGAAGTAATTCACAAACACTCTGTCCTGAAA
Coding sequences within:
- a CDS encoding Crp/Fnr family transcriptional regulator, producing the protein MIIDQNLLQLYGAETTQFKPHETIFQEGEIPKRYYQIVKGRVKLNHYDEDGKEIIQSILFSGQSVCELLLFITEKYPVNAITLTSCEIITITKVNFFKLLNDHPNVSLDINKFISERLYQKFVMMQHNLSLRPEVRLLGILDYFKSYSNNKEKYSFELYLTRKQMASITGLRIETVIRTIKKMESDHILKLINSKIFY